Within the Clostridium scatologenes genome, the region TTGATGGAATCCAAAGAACAAATACTTTTATTTCTTTATATCAACCTGTAGATAGAAATATAGAACTGGATATTATAACTAAAGAACAGTAAAAACGGGAAAACTTTTTCCTGTTTTTTTTATTTACTCATAATTTTTAAAAATATGCAAATAATAATCTTGTATAAAATTATAAAGGAGATGTAATCATGAAAACATTAGATATTATCGCACTAATATTGGTAATTATAGGTGCTATAAACTGGGGATTAATCGGATTTTTCGGGTTCGATTTAGTAGCTATGTTATTTGGGACCATGTCTAGCTTTACTAGAGTTATATATGCTCTTGTAGGTATAGCCGGCTTATATGCCTTTTCACTATTTGGTAGAGACAGAGAACCTGATAGAGATCATGACAGAAGAGAGGTTAAATAACTTTAAAAAAGTAGATAGAAAATTTCTACCTACTTTTTTTACTTTAACATTTTTAAATACTATTTTAATTCTGTTTTTATTCCCCTACTTAAAGTATTCTTGTAATCTATAAACTCATACACATCCTGTTGAAATAGATCACTAAAATTTTTCAATTCTTCTAAACAAATATCTTCTATTGCTTTATCTTTTTCTTCGCAATAAAGCACTATTTCACCTATTACCTTATGAGCATCTCTGAATGCCATACCCTTATTAACAAGATAATCTGCTGCTTCTGTTGCATTTAAAAATCCTTTTTTAACTGCATTAAAAGTATTTTCCTTTTTAATTTTTATTGAGGAGAGCATACCTCTCATTATTTTTAAACAGCTTAATACTGTATCTAAGGAGTTAAAAAACTGTTCTTTATCTTCCTGCATATCCTTATTATAGGCAAGGGGAATGCCCTTCATAGTGGTAAGCAGTGCCATGAGTGATCCGTATACTCTCCCTGTTTTGCCTCTTATCAATTCTGCAGCATCTGGGTTTTTCTTTTGAGGCATGATACTGCTTCCTGTTGAAAACTCATCATCTATCAAAATAAAGTCAAATTCTTTGCTACTCCAGAGTATCAATTCTTCACTTAAACGGCTTAAGTGCATCATCATTATAGAAAAGCAAGATAAAAGTTCTATAACATAGTCCCTATCACTTACTCCATCTAAAAAATTGTCTACTGGCTTTTTAAACCCTAATTCTTTAGCTGTAAAACTTCTATCTATATTGTAGGTAGTTCCAGCTAAAGCACAACATCCAAGTGGACTTTCATCCATAATTTCTATGGCATTCTCCACCCTCTTTTTATCTCTAGTTAGCATATTATGATAAGCCATAATATGATGTTTGAATGTTACTACTTGTGCCCTTTGAAGATGAGTGTATCCTGGCATTAAATAGTTGTTTTCTTCTCCAACTTTTACTATTACATCTCTAAGTGCATCTATATCTTCTATAACTTCAAAAGCTTTTTTCTTTGCATAAAGTCTTAAATCCACAGCTACCTGATCATTTCTGCTTCTTGAAGTATGAAGTTTCTTTCCTACTTGACCTATTCTTTCTATTAAATTAGTTTCTACAAAACTATGAATATCTTCATACTCACCTTCTATTTGAAGTACATCATTCTCTATATCTGAAAGTATGGAATTTAATCCTGTTGTTATGCTTTCACATTCTTCTTGTGTTAAAATTCCACATTTAGCAAGCATTTTAACATGTGCTTTACTTCCCTGAATATCTTCATAATAAAGAGTTCTATCAAACCCTAAAGAACTGTTAAAATCCTCCATGAGCTTGTTCTCAGCTTTTTTAAATCTTCCACCCCAAAGTTTCATAATTACTTTTCCTTCTTCTTATTAGTCATAGCTTGTATTTTGCTTGGTAAACCAAATAAATTTATAAATCCTTCTGCATCTTTATGGCTGTACAATTCACTAGCACCAAAGGAAGAAATACCTTCGTCATAAAGAGCATAAGGTGCCTCTATACCTGCTACCATTATATTTCCTTTGTATAACTTCAATTTTACTGATCCTGTAACATTTTTCTGTGTAGTATCTACAAAAGCATCTAAAGCTTCTTTCAATGGACTAAACCACAATCCATCATATACTAATTCACCATATTTTTGAGATACTGATTGTTTATAGTGGAATGTAGCCTTATCAAGAGTTAATCTTTCAAGTTCCTTATGTGCTGCATAAAGGATTGTTCCACCTGGAGTTTCATATACGCCCCTTGATTTCATTCCTACTAATCTATTTTCAATTATATCAATTACTCCTATTCCATTTTCTCCGCCTATTTCATTTAAAGTCTCTATCAATGCAACTGGAGATATTTCTTTTCCATTTAACTTTTTAGCTATTCCTTGTTCAAAATATATTTCTACGTAAGTAACTTCATCCTTTGCTTTTTCTGGTGGAGTTGTCATAAGATACATTTCCTGCTTATGTTCGTTTTTAGGATCTTCTAAATCTCCACCTTCATGACTTAAATGCCATAAATTCTTATCTCTTGAATATATTTTTTCTTTAGTTACTGGCACTTCTACACCTTTGGCATTAGCATAATCTATAGCATCTTCTCTTGATTTTATATCCCATATTCTCCATGGTGCAATTACTTTTATTGTAGGATCAAAAGCTGCTATACCAACTTCAAAACGTACCTGATCATTTCCTTTTCCAGTACATCCGTGTGCTATGTATTTTGCACCTTCAGCATGTGCTATTTCAACTAATCTTTTTGCCATTAATGGTCTTGCAAAAGAAGTTCCAAGCATGTACTTTTCTTCATATAAAGCTCCTGCTTTTATGCCTTTAAATACATAATCAGTTATAAACTCTTCTATTAAATCTTCAATATATACCTTTGAAGCTCCAGTTCTTAAAGCTTTAGCTTCAACTTCTTTCATATCATCACCTTGGCCAACATTTATACATGCTGCAATAACCTCTAAATCATAGTTTTCCTTAAGCCAAGGAATTATTATTGATGTGTCCAATCCACCAGAATACGCTAATACAACTTTATCTTTCATAAAAAATACCTCCGTCTTTCCAATTGAGAATTTATGATATCATCTATAGTCTCAATCTTTTTTATATTTTTATTTTTCAAATACTTAATTTTATAAATAAGTGTCAACTGCATTTTTTGTAGTTGACACTTATTTTATACCAACCTTTTAGAGTACTTTTTCCAAAAACGCCTTTGTTCTTTCTTCCTTAGGATGAGAGAATATCTGCTCTGGTGGTCCTTGTTCTACAATCTTTCCACCATCCATAAATATAACTCTATCAGCAACTTCTTTGGCAAAACCCATTTCATGAGTTACAACTACCATAGTCATTCCTTCTTTTGCCAAATCCTTCATTACATTTAAAACTTCACCTACAAGTTCAGGATCTAATGCAGATGTAGGTTCATCAAAAAGCATTATATCTGGATTCATAGCAAGTGCCCTTGCTATAGCAACTCTTTGTTTCTGTCCACCTGAAAGCTTTGAAGGATAGTAATCCATTTTGTCTGAAAGACCAACCTTTTCTAAAAGCTTTTTAGCTCTTTCTAAAACTTCACTTTTATTTTCCTTTTTTACTACAATTGGTGCTTCCATTACATTCTGCATAGCTGTCATATGTGGAAATAAGTTAAAGTTTTGAAAAACCATTCCCATCTTTGTTGTAATCTTTCTTATAAGCTTTTTATCTTTAGGATTTAGTTCTTCACCTTCAATAGATACTTTACCACCAGTTATTTCTTCAAGGTGATTAAGACATCTTAAAAATGTACTTTTTCCTGATCCTGAAGGTCCTATTACAACTAGAACTTCTCCCTTTCTTACATTAACATTTAAATTTTCAAATACAGTTAAATCATTAAATTTTTTAGTTAAATTTGTAGCTTCTATCATAAAATCTTTAGTATTAAAATCTATACAATTATTTCCAACTATGTTTTCCATAAAAATTTCTCCTTTTTATTAATAAACAGAAAGTTTCTTTTCAAATACTCCAAATACACCTGTAAATATGGTAGTTAATAAAAGATATAAAACACCTGCTGTGAAAAATACCTCTATAGGTCTGAAAGTACTTGCATATATCTGTTGAGCAGATCTCATAAGTTCTACCATAGCGATAGTTGATACTAATGAAGTATCCTTTAATAATGCTATAAACTCATTTCCTACAGGTGGTATTATAACCTTAAAAGTTTGTGGCAATATTATTTTTTTCATAGTATCTGCATAAGTAAAACCTAGAGCTTTCGCAGCTTCAAACTGACCTTTATCTATAGATTGAATTCCACCTCTTATTATTTCTGCCATATATGCACCACAGTTTAAACTTAATCCTATAGCTGCTGCTGAAAAAGGTGTTAATTCAACTCCCATGAAAGGTAAACCATAATAGAAGAAAAATAACTGCAAAAGTAGAGGAGTTCCTCTAAATATCCATGTATAAAAACTTGATATTATTCTAAACACTACATTTTTAGAAAGTTTAAAAAGTGCTAAAAATATTCCAAGTATTGTTCCTACAACTAGCGCAATAACAGTAAGTTCTATTGTCATTACACTTCCTTTTAAAAGGATGGGTAATACTTTTATTATAATTCCTGTATCCAATACTTTCACTCCAATTCAATTTTTTAAGTTTAGGACAATGAGATTAATAATCTCATTGTCCTGTAATTTCTGATTAAATGAACTTTATTTTTCATTATATATATCAGTTCCAAACCATTTTACCGAAAGTTTAGAAAAAGTTCCATCCTTCTTTAATTCATCAATTGCCTTTTGAACTGCATCTTTTAATTCTTTATCTTCATTTTTAAATCCTATACCCATTGGTTCTTTAGTAAGTTTTTCTGATAAAACTTCATATTTACCCTTTTTATCAGCTTCTGATATATAATATCTTCCTACTGGTTCATCTACTATAACAGCATCAATTCTGCCTATTAGCAAATCTTGAAGTTCTTCTGTAGTTTTATCATACTTTTTAACTTCTTTTAATCCTTGCATTTTAGCTGCAACACTTTCACTAGTTGTACCAAGACCTACTCCTACAGTTTTACCTTTTAAATCATTAGCACTCTTTACAACAGTATTTCCATTCTTAACAACTATTATTTGTGAATTCATTACATATGGATCTGAAAATGATATTTCTTTTTTTCTTTCATCTGTAATGCTTAAACCTGAAATTATAGTATCAAACTTACCTGATTTAAGTGCAAGAATTATTCCATTGAAATCTGTACATACAAATTCAGTTTTTACCCCTAATTTTTTTCCTATTTCATTTGCCATATCTATATCGAAACCTTTTAATTCATTTTGCTTGTCTCTAAACTCCATTGGTGGAAACGAATCCTCAAGTCCTACCTTTAATACCCCTGCTTTTTTTATTTTTTCTAATGAATTTCCCCCCTGAGATTGACTCTGGCCACTGCTTGACTTTCCGCATCCGGCAAACAATGCAGCAACGAAAATTACTGATAGCATAAGTACTACTGCTTTTTTTAAACTTTTCATTTTTCTCTCCCCTTTTTTATAAACTTTTTTACTCCTTAGATCAATATAATAATTATACATCCATAATTATAATTATGCAACTTTTTTTTAATATTTATTTTTATAAATTATGTTTATTTACAATTTTAAATTGTACTATAAACTTATTAGATAAATTGAGTCTTTTGCTTAATGCCAATGTTTTATGGAGATTTCATATTAGTATTTTTTAATGTTATTTATATGCCAATATAGCGAATATTTCAACTATTATTTTTGTGTATATTCTGCATAAAATTTTATTTATTCATGATAATTTTATAAATAGCAGCAAAAAAATATCTGTATCTAATTTTAGATACAGATATTTTTAATCCAATTTTAATTTATATGCATTAATTTATGCTCTTATTTAAAATATCTATTTAATAAACCTTTAAATGCACATCCATGTCTAGCTTCATCTTTACACATTTCATGAACTGTATCATGAATTGCATCATAGTTTAACTTTTTAGCTAAAGTAGCTAAGTCCTTTTTACCTTGGCATGCACCATGTTCTGCTTCTACTCTCATCTCTAAATTTTTCTTTGTGCTGGAAGTTACAACTTCACCTAGTAATTCTGCAAATTTTGCTGCATGTTCTGCTTCTTCAAAAGCTATTCTCTTATAAGCTTCAGCTACTTCTGGAAAACCTTCTCTATCAGCTTGACGGCTCATTGCTAAGTACATTCCAACCTCAGTACACTCTCCTGTAAAATTAGCTCTAAGACCTTCTATAACTTCAGGATCTACATCTTTAGCAACACCAATTTTGTGCTCATCTGCCCAAGACATTTCTCCTTCTACCTTTTCAACAAATTTATCTTTTTTAGCTTTACATTGAGGACATACATCTGGTGCTTCCTCTCCTTCATAAACATATCCACATACTGAACAAACAAATTTTTTCATTACATATTCCTCCAATTCAAAATAATTTTTATTTTATTAAAATTTTTATTTTTATGCTTTCTACATTTATTATTATATAATAATAATTATTATTTTGCAATAGATTTTTTAAAATTTTTTTTATATTTTTCCAAACACTTAAAATAAAAGCCATGTAGATAGAAAAATTTATTTTTCTTTCATACACGACTTTCTTTTTTCACACAAAATTTAATACACTTTTCCATAGCTCATCTATTATAACTAATCTTGTTTTTTATCAGGTTCAATTGCCATATTTCTATATTTTTCCATTGTTACTGCAAACAATTCGGAAGTAGTTGGTGGAGTATATGAAATAGCATTAGCACCAGCCTCAATAGTTTCGTTTATACTCTCTTCATTCTTTCCACCAGTAGCTATTATAGGTAACTCAGCATATTTTTCTCTTATCCTTCTAACGATTTCGGCACTTTTCTTTCCTGCTGCTACATTAATTATAGTAGTTCCTGCTTCTATTCTTTTTTGGATATCATCGTATTCTGAAACTACTGTAACTATAATAGGTATATCTATTGTATCTCTCATTGCTCTGATAACCTCATTTGATGTAGGACTATTCACTACTACTCCCATAGCCCCTTTAAATTCTGCATCTAGTGCAAGGTTAACTACTCTTTTCCCCATAGTAAGACCGCCGCCAACACCACAAAATACTGGTACATCTGAAGCTGCAACTAATACCTTTGTTATTACTGGTTGAGGTGTAAAAGGATATACTGCCATTATAGCATCCGCATTAGTATTTTTTATAACAGCAATATCTGTAGTAAATAAAAATGATTTCAATCTCTTTCCAAATACCTTTATACCACTAGCCTTTCTTATTACTTCAGGAATATTTATCATGTGACTTCTAAGTGTACCTTTTATTTCTGGTACATATTTATTGCCCTTCACTGCTGCTCTATTTACGTCACTCATATCTTACGCTTTCCTCCTTTTATATTAGATTCATCATTATTTATATATTTTATACTATATATAAAAAATATTCTACAGAATGAATTTAATTACGAAAAATTTCTTCTGCAATCCTTACAGATTCTCTAGCATCTTTAGCATAAAAATCTGCTCCTATCATTTCTGCATATTGTTCATTAAGAACAGCTCCACCTACAAAAATCTTGCATTGTAAATTATTTTCTCTTAAAGCTTCTATAGTCTTTTTCATATTAACAACTGTAGTAGTCATGAGTGCACTCAACCCTACAAGTTTAACATTATGTTCCTTTACTGCATTAACTACTTTTTCAATAGCCACATCTTTTCCTAAATCTATTACTTCAAATCCATAGTTCTCCAAAAGAACTTTTACAATGTTTTTACCTATATCATGTATGTCGCCTTTTACAGTTGCTAAAATAATTTTTCCTTTAGATATACTTTCTTCACCTTGTTCAACAATTTTCTTTTTTATAACTTCAAAAGATTTTTTTACAGTTTCAGCTGATTGTATAAGCTGTGGTAAAAATATTTCTTTTTCTTCATACTGTTCTCCTACATAATCCAATGCTGGAATAATAAAAGAATTAACAACTTCTAAAGGTTCTTTTGTTTTTAATAAAACTTCTGTACTGCTAATAGCATCTTTTTCTATTCCATCTACAATAATTTGTTTCAAATCTTTTATTGAACTTATATTTTCAATATTTGTTACTGCTTCTTCTTTTTTGCCTGCTAACTTTGTTCCATACTTTTCCACATAATTTTTACCTTCTCTATCAATATTGGATAGAACTTCAAAAGAAGAAATAACTTCTTTCATTCCTTCATCTCCAGTATTCATTATTGGTAAATCTAATCCTGCATAAAGCGCCATAGACAAAAATGTTCTATTTAATATTTCTCTTCTTGGAAGTCCAAAAGATACATTGCTCACTCCTAGTACAGTTTTAACTCCTAATTTTTCCTTAACCAATTTTATAGCTTTTATTGTTTCAAGTACTTCTTTTTGCTGTGCTGATGCTGTTAAAGCAAGACAATCTATTATTACATTTTTCTTATGTATACCATATTCTCTTGCAACATTTACTATTTTTTCTGCTATTTTAAATCTACCTTCTGCTGTATCTGGAATTCCATTTTCATCTATGGTTAAACCTATTACACAACCTCCATACTTTTTAACTACAGGAAAAACTTTACTCATTATTTCCTTTTTCCCATTTACGGAATTCACAATAGGTTTTCCATTATAAACTCTAGCTCCAGCTTCTAGTACTTCTTCATTAGGACTATCAATAGTTGTTGGTAATTGTACTACTTTCTGTACTGACTTTACAGCTTTAATCATCATTTCTTTTTCATCAATCTCTGGAAGCCCTACATTTAGCTCTATTATATGAGCCCCCTCTTCCTTTTGCTTCACGGCTTGAGTTTGAATAAAATTAACACTTTCCTCTTTTAATTCTTTTTTATATTCTGATTTACCTGTAGGATTAATTCTCTCTCCTATTATCGTAACCTTTTCGCCTAAAAACACGGTTTCTGTAGAAGAACAGGCTACACTAAAATTCTTTTCTTCTATTTTTAATGGATTAATATCTTTTAAGCTTACACGTAGTTTCTTTATGAATTCTGGACTAGTTCCACAACAACCACCTAAAACTCTTACACCTTTTTCAACCATAATTTTTACGTATTTAACAAATTCATCTGGCGTTATATCATATACTGTATTTTTGCCATCATATCTTGGAAGTCCAGCATTAGGTTGAACCATAACGGGTATTGATGCATATTCCAATATTTCTTCAACTATAGGCATAAGCTCCTTAGGACCTAGCGAACAATTTACTCCAAGAACATCTACTCCTAAACCTTCTAATACGAATACCATTGTTTTAGGATCAGTTCCCATTAATGTTCTTCCATTATCCTGAAAAGTCATAGTACAAAATACTGGTAAATCACTATTTTCTTTTGCAGCAAGGACTGCAGCCTTAGTTTCATACAAATCCGACATGGTTTCTATTAATATTAAATCTGCACCTGCCTTTTTACCAATAACAACTTGTTTTTTAAATAAATTATACGCTGCCTCAAAACTTAAAGGCCCTGTAGGCTCCATCATTTGTCCAATAGAACTTATATCAAGAGCCACAAGCTTATCTTGAGCTGCCTCTTTTGCAATTTTTATTCCAGCTGTAATTACCTCAGATGCAGAATACTTGGAAAAACTATATTTTAATTCATTTGCCCCAAACGTATTTGCAATTATTATATCTGCACCTGCATCTATATATTGTTTATGAATGCTTTTTATAATATCAGGTCTTGTTATATTTAAAGTTTCAGGCAAATCCCCAACTTTAAGTCCCGATTTTTGGAGCATAGTACCCATTGCACCATCAAATATTATAAATTTATCTTCAAATTTTTCTAAAATTAAATTATCTATTTTCAAAATTATATTCCCCTTTCATTAGTTGTAATACTACTTAAAAGATATATTATCTAATATGCTTTTAATAATATCAGGTTTATTCATAGTATAAAAATGCACACCTTCTACTTTATTTTTAATCAATTCTTCTATTTGGTAGCTTGCATATTCTATTCCAGCTTTTCTAAGATCATCTTCCTTATTTTCATACTTATTCATAAAATTTTCAACTTTATCTGGAATGATAACCCCAGACAACTTTTGTATTTTTTCAATTAATGTTTTATTTACTGCAGGCATAATTCCAACAGCTATTGGAGTTTTTATATTATATTTATAAATTTTTTCCTTAAACTGAAAAAAATTATTATTATCAAAAAACAGTTGAGTGATTAAAAAATCTGCACCTGCATCAACCTTTTCTTTCAAATATTTCACGTTCATATCCAAATCCTTACATTCATTGTGTCCTTCTGGATAAGCTGCCGCTCCTATACACAAGTTAGTATCAATTTTTAATTTATGTATTAAATCTTTAGCATGTCTATATAAATGTTCTTTACCAATAGTAAAGTCTTCTGGTATATCACCTCTTAGTGCTAATATATTTTCTATTTTATTTTCTTTTAAATTCTCAACTACTTCTTCTATTTCTTCTTTTGTAGATGTTATACATGTTAAATGGGCAAGTGCTTCTATTGAATACTTATTTTTTATTATTGAAGCTATTTCAACAGTTCTATCCTTACTACTTCCACCTGCTCCATAAGTTACACTTATAAAACCTGGATTAAACTTATTTAACTCCCCAATGATATTAAATAAAATTTCATTATTTTTAGGTGGAAATATTTCAAAGGATAAAGTAGTTTCATTTTTTAGAAATGTATCTTTTATAAACATATAGTTTTCTCCTTTATCAGTAATTCATTCATACAAATTCGAAAAGCTGCTTTTCATAGAAAAGCAGCTTCAAAATTGCTAATTTTAAACTTCTTTTCTTATCTATCAGAATAAAAGCCTATTCTGCAGGAATTGACACCGATACATTTAATTAATGCCGGTTGTCGGGTTTCACAGGGCCAGTCCCTCCACCACTCTAGATAAGATTTTACATTCAATTATACTTATTAATAATAGTATATCTGTTTATTTACATTGTCAATAGTTTTTCTATTATAAAGAAATGAATAAAAAAAATTTTCACTAAATTAATTTTTTTTTATATATTTAACATCAAGTTATTTCAATGTATATCACAAATTTTTAAAATATAAATTTTACTTTTTTAGTTTTTTAGGTATTGACAATTAAAACTAATATCTGTTATCATTTATTCAATCAAATACGGAACTTCTTATCTAGAGAGGCTGAGGGACTGGCCCTATGACGCCCAGCAACCTGAATAACATTTTTGTTCAAAGGTGCTAATTCCAGCAGGTTAAATCCTGAAAGATGAGAAGCTAGGGGAATAATCTTCTTGTAGCTTTTCTACAAGAAGATTTTTTATTGAAAAAAAATTTCCTAGGCAATTATCAAAATTAGAAGTTTCGTCCATGCATTAAAGATTTAATAATATTTAGGAGGAATCTAAAATGAGTGAAAGAAAATTATCATTTGAAACATTACAAGTACATGCAGGACAGGAACCAGATCCAACAACAGGATCAAGAGCTGTTCCAATTTACCAAACTTCATCTTACGTATTTAAAAATGCTGATCATGCTGCTAATCTATTTCAATTAAAAGAACCTGGAAATGTTTATACAAGAATAATGAATCCAACTACAGATGTATTTGAAAAGAGAATAGCAGAATTAGAAGGTGGAGTTGCAGGACTAGCAACAGCATCAGGACTAGCAGCTATTACATATGCTATCCTTAATGTTGCAAGTGCAGGTGACGAAATAGTTGCAGCAAGTACACTATATGGTGGAACATATGAATTATTCGGAGTAACTTTGAAAAAGCTTGGGATAAAGGTTGTTTTTGTAAATCCAGATGATCCTGAAAACTTTAGAAAAGCTATTACAGATAAAACAAAAGCACTTTATGGTGAAACTATAGGAAATCCAAGAATCAATGTGCTAGATATAGAAACTGTAGCAAACATTGCACATGAAAATAAAATACCATTAATCATAGATAACACCTTTGGTACTCCATATCTTGTTAGACCAATAGAATTTGGAGCAGATGTAGTTGTTCATTCTGCAACTAAGTTTATTGGTGGACATGGAACTACAATTGGTGGAGTCATAGTTGATGGCGGTAAATTTGATTGGAGGGCTAGTGGAAAGTTCCCTGATTTTACAACACCAGATAAAAGCTATAATGGGTTAGTATACGCAGACTTAGGCGCACCAGCATTTGCTTTAAAAGCTAGAGTTCAACTTTTAAGAAATACTGGAGCAACTCTCAGTCCTCAAAGCGCTTTTTTATTCCTTCAAGGCTTAGAATCACTATCCTTGAGAGTAGAAAGACATGTATCAAACACACAAAAAATTGTTAAATTTTTAAGTAAGCATCCAAAGGTTTCTTGGGTAAACTACCCTGAACTAGAAGGTAATCCATATAATGAATTGTCTAAAAAATACTTACCAAAAGGTGCTGGTTCAATATTCACATTTGGAATTAAAGGTGGTTTAGAAGCAGGAAAAAGGTTTATAAATAGTGTTGAATTATTCTCACTACTTGCAAATGTAGCTGATGCTAAGTCACTTGTAATTCATCCTTCAAGTACAACTCACGCAGAACTTAATGAAGAAGAACAAAAAGCTGCCGGAGTTACTCCTGATATGATAAGACTTTCAATTGGCATCGAAGGTGTTGATGATCTTATATATGACTTAGACCAAGCTCTTGCAAAAGCTTAAAACTTAAGTAAGCAACGAATTATTTAAGTAAAAAAGCCAGTAGGAAGTTCCTACTGGCTAAATTTTAATTAGTGAGAATAAATACAAATAAAAAGGGGGCTTTTTAATATGGCATCTATTGCAATACTAGGTTACGGAGTAGTTGGGACAGGTACAGCTGAATTAATAAATAAAAATAAGGAAAGATTTAAAAAGATTACAGGTGAGGAACTTAAACTTTCAAATATATTAGTTAGGAATATTGAAAAACATAAACAAAAAAAGAATTCTAAAATTCTAACTGATAACTTTGAAAACATTTTAAAAAGCCCTGTAGATATAATTGTTGAAGTTATGGGTGGCATTAATCCTGCCTACAAATATGTAAAAAAAGCTTTAGCTTCAAAAAAGCATGTAGTAACAGCTAATAAAGATTTAATGGCGGAACATGGAAAGGAACTTTTAGATATAGCACATGAAAATGGTGTAACATTAAACTTTGAAGCTAGTGTAGGCGGGGGTATCCCTATTTTAAAACCTCTTATGGAATGTCTTACAGTTAATGAAATTGTAAGTATTAAAGCAATATTAAATGGTACTACAAATTTTATACTTTCAAAAATGTATAGTGAAAACATGAGTTATGAGGATGCTTTAAAGATTGCTCAAGATTTGGGCTTTGCTGAAGCTAATCCTGATTCTGATGTTTTAGGTTATGATGCAGCAAGAAAGCTATCCATACTATCCACTATTGCCTATGATAAAAAAATTAACTGGAAAGATATACACATAGAAGGTATTACTAATATAGATGCTGATGATTTCAAATATGCTAAAGCTAATGGTTATAACATAAAACTTTTAGCTATAAGTAGACAAGAAGATGATGGAATCTTTGCTTCTGTACAACCCGTTATTGTAGATAAAAATTCAGAGCTCAGCAAAATTGAAAATGAATTAAATGCTATTGTTATAAAAGGTGATGCTGTAGGAGATGTTGTTTTTTCAGGCAAAGGAGCCGGAATGTTTCCTACTGCAAGTGCAGTTTTTGGCGATATAGCCGATATAATTCAAAATAGAAACAAAAAATCTATCCAATTTAATAATAAAAATGCCAAAATTCAAACACT harbors:
- a CDS encoding homoserine dehydrogenase, whose translation is MASIAILGYGVVGTGTAELINKNKERFKKITGEELKLSNILVRNIEKHKQKKNSKILTDNFENILKSPVDIIVEVMGGINPAYKYVKKALASKKHVVTANKDLMAEHGKELLDIAHENGVTLNFEASVGGGIPILKPLMECLTVNEIVSIKAILNGTTNFILSKMYSENMSYEDALKIAQDLGFAEANPDSDVLGYDAARKLSILSTIAYDKKINWKDIHIEGITNIDADDFKYAKANGYNIKLLAISRQEDDGIFASVQPVIVDKNSELSKIENELNAIVIKGDAVGDVVFSGKGAGMFPTASAVFGDIADIIQNRNKKSIQFNNKNAKIQTLYNYKADWLIRIKTTTKINTICNLTQNFKNCYLFKNELNPKDEVVAIIKEETENDLNYKLQELIDSNHTEYIKKFLHIK